A genomic stretch from Budorcas taxicolor isolate Tak-1 chromosome 15, Takin1.1, whole genome shotgun sequence includes:
- the HPX gene encoding hemopexin: MARALGAPVALWLLGLCWSLAKAHPLARAPEHGHGVEGGNVAKPDADVTERCSDGWGFDATTLDEHGNMLFLKGEFVWKGHAWARQLISERWKDAPSPVDAAFRYDHNSVLLIKGDKFWVYPPEKGQEYPKLLQEKFPGIPIPLDAAVECHRGECSEEGVFFFQGNHTWFWDFSTSTIKERFWPAVGNCSSAIRWLNRYYCFWGNKFLRFDPIDGKVNFSYPRDVRDYFMPCPNRGHAHRNATQHVDKRCSPHLVLSALLSDNHGATYAFSENHYWRLDSSRDGWHSWLIEHLWPQGPSTVDAAFLWDEKLYLIQGTQVYIFLTRAGYTLVKDYPKQLEKEFPQGVSLHSVDAAFTCPGSSRLHIMAGQKLWWLDLKLGAQATWTELPWPHMKVDGALCTEKSLGPHSCSANGPGLYLVQGPNLYCYKDVEELSKTKDLPQAQRMNSLLGCAPSQHS, translated from the exons ATGGCTCGGGCATTGGGAGCACCAGTTGCACTGTGGCTGTTGGGCTTGTGCTGGTCTTTGGCCAAAGCCCACCCTCT GGCTAGAGCTCCTGAGCATGGGCACGGAGTTGAAGGTGGGAACGTGGCCAAGCCGGATGCAGACGTGACGG AACGCTGCTCGGATGGCTGGGGCTTTGATGCTACCACCCTGGATGAGCATGGGAACATGCTGTTTTTAAAAG GGGAGTTTGTGTGGAAGGGTCATGCCTGGGCCCGACAGTTAATCTCAGAGAGGTGGAAGGATGCCCCCAGTCCCGTGGATGCTGCATTCCGCTATGATCATAACAGTGTCCTTCTGATCAAG GGGGACAAATTCTGGGTATATCCTCCTGAGAAGGGGCAAGAATATCCAAAGTTGCTCCAAGAGAAGTTTCCTGGAATCCCAATCCCACTGGATGCAGCTGTGGAATGTCACCGCGGAGAATGCTCTGAGGAGGGTGTCTTCTTCTTCCAAG GCAACCACACGTGGTTCTGGGACTTCTCTACAAGTACCATAAAGGAACGTTTCTGGCCGGCCGTTGGGAACTGCTCCTCGGCCATACGATGGCTCAACCGCTACTACTGCTTCTGGGGTAACAAATTCCTGCGCTTCGACCCCATTGATGGAAAAGTGAATTTCAGTTATCCTCGGGATGTCCGAGATTACTTTATGCCCTGCCCTAACAGAG GCCATGCACACAGGAATGCAACCCAGCATGTGGATAAGCGCTGTAGCCCACATCTAGTCTTGTCTGCATTGCTCTCTGACAACCATGGTGCCACCTATGCTTTCAGTG AGAACCACTACTGGCGTCTGGACAGCAGCCGGGACGGATGGCACAGCTGGCTCATCGAGCATCTGTGGCCCCAAGGCCCCTCAACAGTGGATGCTGCCTTCCTCTGGGATGAAAAGCTCTATCTGATCCAG GGTACCCAGGTATATATCTTCCTGACAAGGGCAGGCTACACTCTCGTAAAAGATTATCCAAAGCAGCTGGAGAAGGAATTCCCTCAAGGGGTCAGCCTTCATTCCGTGGATGCAGCCTTTACCTGTCCTGGATCTTCTCGGCTCCACATCATGGCAG GCCAGAAGCTGTGGTGGCTGGACCTGAAGTTAGGAGCTCAAGCCACGTGGACAGAGCTTCCTTGGCCCCATATGAAGGTCGATGGGGCCCTGTGTACAGAGAAGTCTCTGGGCCCCCACTCGTGTTCCGCCAATGGTCCGGGCTTGTACCTCGTCCAAGGCCCCAATCTGTACTGCTACAAAGACGTGGAGGAACTGAGCAAGACCAAGGACCTTCCCCAGGCCCAGAGGATGAACAGCCTCCTGGGCTGCGCTCCCTCCCAGCACTCCTGA